In the genome of Kitasatospora cineracea, one region contains:
- a CDS encoding polyribonucleotide nucleotidyltransferase yields MEENVFYAEAVIDNGSFGTRTIRFETGRLARQAAGSAVAYLDDDTMVLSATSASKQPKEHFDFFPLTVDVEERMYAAGRIPGSFFRREGRPSEDAILTCRLIDRPLRPSFVKGLRNEIQVVVTVMALNPDHLYDVVAINAASASTQLAGLPFSGPIGGVRVALINGQWVAFPTHSELESAVFDMVVAGRALPDGDVAIMMVEAEATTKTIQLVEGGAEAPTEEVVAAGLEAAKPFIKVLCAAQSQLAKQAAKPTGEFPRFLEYQDDVLAALTSAVKDELAKALTIAGKQERQNELDRIKGVAADKLLPEFEGREKEISAAYNALTKKIVRERVIKDKVRIDGRGVTDIRTLAAEVEAIPRVHGSALFERGETQILGVTTLNMLRMEQQLDTLSPETRRRYMHNYNFPPYSVGETGRVGSPKRREIGHGALAERALLPVLPTREEFPYAIRQVSEALGSNGSTSMGSVCASTMSLLNAGVPLKAPVAGIAMGLISQEIEGETHYVTLTDILGAEDAYGDMDFKVAGTRNFITALQLDTKLDGIPASVLAAALKQAKDARLHILDVMNEAIDAPDEMSPNAPRIITIKIPVDKIGEVIGPKGKMINQIQEDTGADITIEDDGTIYIGAVDGPSAEAARSTINQIANPTMPEVGERYLGTVVKTTTFGAFVSLMPGKDGLLHISQIRKLAGGKRVENVEDVLGVGAKVQVEIAEIDPRGKLSLIPVVEGEEGGEAAASE; encoded by the coding sequence GTGGAAGAGAACGTTTTCTACGCCGAGGCCGTCATCGACAACGGCAGCTTCGGTACCCGCACCATCCGCTTCGAGACCGGCCGCCTGGCCCGTCAGGCCGCCGGCTCCGCCGTGGCCTACCTGGACGACGACACCATGGTGCTGTCGGCCACCAGCGCCTCGAAGCAGCCCAAGGAGCACTTCGACTTCTTCCCCCTCACGGTGGACGTCGAGGAGCGGATGTACGCCGCCGGCCGCATCCCCGGCTCGTTCTTCCGTCGCGAGGGCCGCCCCTCCGAGGACGCGATCCTCACCTGCCGCCTGATCGACCGCCCGCTGCGCCCGTCCTTCGTCAAGGGCCTGCGCAACGAGATCCAGGTCGTCGTCACCGTCATGGCGCTCAACCCCGACCACCTGTACGACGTGGTGGCCATCAACGCGGCCTCCGCCTCCACCCAGCTGGCCGGCCTGCCGTTCTCCGGCCCGATCGGCGGCGTCCGCGTCGCGCTGATCAACGGCCAGTGGGTGGCCTTCCCGACCCACTCCGAGCTGGAGTCGGCCGTCTTCGACATGGTCGTGGCCGGCCGGGCGCTGCCCGACGGCGACGTCGCGATCATGATGGTCGAGGCCGAGGCCACCACGAAGACCATCCAGCTGGTCGAGGGCGGTGCCGAGGCCCCCACCGAGGAGGTCGTCGCCGCCGGCCTGGAGGCCGCCAAGCCGTTCATCAAGGTGCTGTGCGCCGCCCAGTCGCAGCTCGCCAAGCAGGCCGCCAAGCCGACCGGCGAGTTCCCGCGCTTCCTGGAGTACCAGGACGACGTGCTGGCCGCGCTGACCTCCGCCGTCAAGGACGAGCTCGCCAAGGCGCTCACCATCGCCGGCAAGCAGGAGCGCCAGAACGAGCTGGACCGGATCAAGGGCGTCGCCGCCGACAAGCTGCTCCCGGAGTTCGAGGGCCGCGAGAAGGAGATCAGCGCCGCCTACAACGCGCTGACCAAGAAGATCGTCCGCGAGCGCGTCATCAAGGACAAGGTCCGCATCGACGGCCGCGGCGTCACCGACATCCGCACCCTGGCCGCCGAGGTCGAGGCCATCCCGCGGGTGCACGGCTCGGCCCTGTTCGAGCGCGGCGAGACCCAGATCCTGGGCGTCACCACGCTGAACATGCTGCGCATGGAGCAGCAGCTCGACACGCTCTCCCCGGAGACCCGTCGCCGCTACATGCACAACTACAACTTCCCGCCGTACTCGGTCGGCGAGACCGGCCGCGTCGGCTCCCCGAAGCGCCGCGAGATCGGCCACGGCGCCCTCGCCGAGCGGGCGCTCCTCCCGGTCCTGCCGACCCGCGAGGAGTTCCCCTACGCGATCCGCCAGGTCTCCGAGGCGCTGGGCTCCAACGGCTCCACCTCGATGGGCTCGGTCTGCGCCTCCACCATGTCGCTGCTGAACGCCGGTGTGCCGCTCAAGGCCCCCGTCGCCGGCATCGCCATGGGCCTGATCTCCCAGGAGATCGAGGGCGAGACCCACTACGTGACGCTGACCGACATCCTCGGTGCCGAGGACGCGTACGGCGACATGGACTTCAAGGTCGCCGGCACCCGGAACTTCATCACCGCCCTGCAGCTCGACACCAAGCTCGACGGCATCCCGGCCTCCGTGCTGGCCGCCGCGCTGAAGCAGGCCAAGGACGCCCGCCTGCACATCCTCGACGTCATGAACGAGGCCATCGACGCGCCCGACGAGATGTCCCCGAACGCGCCGCGGATCATCACCATCAAGATCCCGGTGGACAAGATCGGCGAGGTCATCGGCCCCAAGGGCAAGATGATCAACCAGATCCAGGAGGACACCGGCGCGGACATCACCATCGAGGACGACGGCACCATCTACATCGGTGCGGTCGACGGCCCCTCGGCGGAGGCTGCCCGCTCGACGATCAACCAGATCGCCAACCCGACCATGCCGGAGGTCGGCGAGCGCTACCTGGGCACCGTGGTGAAGACCACCACCTTCGGCGCCTTCGTCTCGCTCATGCCGGGCAAGGACGGCCTGCTGCACATCTCGCAGATCCGCAAGCTGGCCGGCGGCAAGCGCGTCGAGAACGTCGAGGACGTGCTCGGCGTCGGCGCCAAGGTGCAGGTCGAGATCGCCGAGATCGACCCGCGCGGCAAGCTGTCGCTGATCCCGGTCGTCGAGGGCGAGGAGGGCGGCGAGGCCGCCGCCTCCGAGTGA
- the eccD gene encoding type VII secretion integral membrane protein EccD has protein sequence MSNNATTGFCRVTVVAPDSRIDVALPEDVPLADIYPEVLRLSGQTQVDGTPTGFHLVRRDGTVLDSGLPLAAQQVRDGDLLSLRPFAESLPPAVYDDVADAIASAVEADRRFWSPDLMRAFGLIAGTVLLALLAFALWFSDLRHNMFGLPGILSGVTAIVLVTFAGVRARVYADHGAALALGLGALPHAMLAGSGIIDVPGAGDGPGRLQFLVGCVTVLVVSVLLVGLLPEKDSVFVAAAFLAAAGTLATFAAVLMSGTAVTDIAAVTGVAAVAVIGFLPALSARFARLPVGFSAPGQARTRGTAYGEEANSAETVQYERIAAQARRGHEVLVGLVGGASATIVGACTVLGFSDRGWAELLALAIGVSTMLRARLFRYTTQVFALTISGLAALSLLILGLALHTPVHLLLTQLTTGSTGGTDLRTVWLSASIAAGAAVMTAIALIVPRSGVSPFWGRILDMVDSLMLLALVPLALAVLNVYNVVRGATG, from the coding sequence GTGAGCAACAACGCAACGACCGGTTTCTGCCGGGTCACCGTGGTGGCACCGGACAGCCGGATCGACGTCGCCCTGCCGGAGGATGTCCCGCTCGCGGACATCTACCCGGAGGTGCTCAGGCTCTCCGGACAGACCCAGGTGGACGGAACGCCGACCGGCTTCCACCTGGTCCGGCGGGACGGCACCGTGCTCGACAGCGGACTGCCGCTGGCGGCCCAGCAGGTCCGCGACGGCGACCTGCTGAGCCTGCGGCCGTTCGCCGAATCACTGCCGCCGGCCGTCTACGACGACGTCGCGGACGCCATCGCCTCCGCCGTCGAGGCGGACCGCCGGTTCTGGAGCCCCGACCTGATGCGGGCCTTCGGCCTGATCGCGGGCACCGTCCTGCTGGCGCTGCTCGCCTTCGCGCTGTGGTTCTCCGACCTGCGGCACAACATGTTCGGCCTGCCCGGCATCCTGTCCGGCGTCACCGCGATCGTCCTGGTGACCTTCGCCGGCGTCCGGGCCCGGGTCTACGCCGACCACGGCGCCGCGCTGGCCCTCGGCCTCGGCGCGCTGCCGCACGCGATGCTGGCCGGCTCCGGCATCATCGACGTCCCCGGCGCCGGCGACGGCCCCGGCCGGCTCCAGTTCCTGGTCGGCTGCGTCACCGTGCTGGTGGTCTCCGTCCTGCTGGTCGGCCTGCTCCCGGAGAAGGACTCGGTGTTCGTCGCCGCCGCCTTCCTGGCCGCGGCCGGCACCCTGGCCACCTTCGCCGCCGTGCTGATGTCCGGCACCGCGGTCACCGACATCGCCGCCGTCACCGGCGTCGCCGCGGTGGCCGTGATCGGCTTCCTGCCCGCGCTGTCCGCCCGCTTCGCCCGCCTGCCCGTCGGCTTCAGCGCCCCCGGCCAGGCCCGCACCCGCGGCACCGCGTACGGCGAGGAGGCCAACAGCGCCGAGACCGTCCAGTACGAGCGGATCGCCGCCCAGGCCCGCCGCGGCCACGAGGTGCTGGTCGGCCTGGTCGGCGGCGCCTCCGCCACCATCGTCGGCGCCTGCACCGTGCTCGGCTTCAGCGACCGGGGCTGGGCCGAACTGCTGGCCCTGGCCATCGGCGTCTCGACCATGCTGCGGGCCCGGCTGTTCCGCTACACCACGCAGGTCTTCGCGCTCACCATCTCCGGTCTGGCCGCGCTGTCCCTGCTGATCCTCGGCCTGGCCCTGCACACCCCGGTGCACCTGCTGCTCACCCAGCTGACCACCGGTTCCACCGGCGGCACCGACCTGCGCACCGTGTGGCTGTCCGCGTCCATCGCGGCCGGCGCCGCGGTGATGACCGCCATCGCGCTGATCGTCCCGCGCTCCGGGGTGTCCCCGTTCTGGGGCCGCATCCTGGACATGGTCGACAGCCTGATGCTGCTCGCGCTCGTCCCCCTGGCCCTCGCCGTGCTCAACGTCTACAACGTGGTGCGCGGCGCGACCGGCTGA
- a CDS encoding M16 family metallopeptidase, with amino-acid sequence MAQASAAKQRPGTTRTLLKGSEGGAGTVRRTVLPGGLRVVTETLPTVRSATFGIWVGVGSRDETPVLNGATHYLEHLLFKGTARRDALEISAALDAVGGEMNAFTAKENTCYYARVLDTDLPLAIDVVCDMLTGSLIRPEDVESERGVILEEMAMAEDDPGDVVHDLFAQVIFGTSPLGRPILGTQETVTALTRDQIAGFYRRRYKPENLVVAAAGNLDHAKVVKLVEQAFAPVLAKSQGHPAEARRGIKAVRTAGKAAVLNRPTEQAHLVLGLPGIPRHDERRWALGVLNAALGGGMSSRLFQEVREKRGLAYSVYSYSSSYADTGLFGIYAGCQPKRVEEVLKICRTELARVVEEGITEEELRRAIGQISGSTVLGMEDTGSLMNRIGKAELSYGHHLSVDEMLGKIAAVTLDDVHAVARDVLGAHRPSLALIGPINDRRAAKLADLLV; translated from the coding sequence GTGGCCCAGGCCTCGGCGGCGAAGCAGCGCCCCGGAACCACCCGGACCCTGCTCAAGGGCAGCGAGGGCGGCGCGGGCACCGTCCGCCGCACGGTCCTCCCCGGCGGCCTGCGGGTCGTCACCGAGACCCTCCCGACGGTGCGCAGCGCCACCTTCGGCATCTGGGTCGGCGTCGGCTCCCGCGACGAGACGCCCGTCCTCAACGGCGCCACCCACTACCTCGAGCACCTGCTCTTCAAGGGCACCGCCCGGCGCGACGCCCTGGAGATCTCCGCCGCGCTCGACGCGGTCGGCGGCGAGATGAACGCCTTCACCGCCAAGGAGAACACCTGCTACTACGCGCGGGTCCTGGACACCGACCTGCCGCTCGCCATCGACGTGGTCTGCGACATGCTGACCGGCTCGCTGATCCGCCCCGAGGACGTGGAGTCCGAACGCGGCGTCATCCTCGAGGAGATGGCGATGGCCGAGGACGACCCGGGCGACGTCGTGCACGACCTGTTCGCCCAGGTGATCTTCGGGACGTCCCCGCTCGGCCGCCCCATCCTGGGCACCCAGGAGACCGTCACCGCGCTCACCCGCGACCAGATCGCCGGCTTCTACCGCCGTCGCTACAAGCCGGAGAACCTGGTGGTCGCCGCGGCCGGCAACCTCGACCACGCCAAGGTGGTCAAGCTGGTCGAGCAGGCCTTCGCGCCCGTCCTGGCCAAGTCCCAGGGCCACCCCGCCGAGGCCCGCCGCGGAATCAAGGCCGTCCGCACCGCCGGGAAGGCCGCCGTCCTCAACCGCCCCACCGAGCAGGCCCACCTGGTCCTCGGCCTCCCCGGCATCCCCCGCCACGACGAGCGCCGCTGGGCGCTCGGCGTGCTCAACGCGGCCCTCGGCGGCGGCATGAGCTCCCGGCTGTTCCAGGAGGTCCGGGAGAAGCGCGGCCTGGCGTACTCGGTGTACTCCTACTCCTCCTCGTACGCCGACACCGGCCTGTTCGGCATCTACGCCGGCTGCCAGCCCAAGCGGGTCGAGGAGGTGCTGAAGATCTGCCGCACCGAGCTCGCCCGGGTGGTCGAGGAGGGCATCACCGAGGAGGAGCTGCGCCGCGCCATCGGCCAGATCTCCGGCTCCACCGTGCTCGGCATGGAGGACACCGGCTCGCTGATGAACCGGATCGGCAAGGCCGAACTCTCCTACGGCCACCACCTGTCGGTGGACGAGATGCTGGGGAAGATCGCCGCGGTGACCCTGGACGACGTGCACGCCGTCGCCCGTGATGTGCTGGGGGCGCACCGCCCCTCGCTCGCCCTGATCGGCCCGATCAACGACCGGCGGGCCGCCAAGCTCGCCGACCTGCTGGTCTGA
- the rpsO gene encoding 30S ribosomal protein S15 has translation MALAADVKKQIIAEFGQKEGDTGSPEVQVAMLSRRISDLTEHLKFHKHDHHSRRGLLILVGQRRRLLQYLAKKDIERFRTLVDRLGIRRGAAGGAR, from the coding sequence GTGGCCCTCGCCGCTGACGTCAAGAAGCAGATCATCGCCGAGTTCGGCCAGAAGGAGGGCGACACCGGCTCCCCCGAGGTCCAGGTGGCCATGCTCTCCCGCCGTATCTCGGACCTGACCGAGCACCTGAAGTTCCACAAGCACGACCACCACTCGCGTCGTGGCCTGCTGATCCTGGTCGGCCAGCGCCGCCGCCTGCTGCAGTACCTGGCCAAGAAGGACATCGAGCGCTTCCGTACCCTGGTGGACCGCCTCGGCATCCGCCGCGGTGCCGCCGGCGGCGCCCGCTGA